Within Phycisphaerales bacterium, the genomic segment AAGCGTACCTCAGCGGGGGCCCGGTCTGATGGCGTACCTGCTGGATACCGGCGTCTTCATCGAGGCCAAGCGTCGCTTCTACGGCCTGGACTTCTGCCCGGGCTATTGGGACTGGCTTATGCAGGGGGCCAATGCCGGCACGCTGCGGTCCATCGAGCGCGTCGCCGACGAGATCGGCGCCCAGCAGGACGAACTGAGCGAGTGGGCGGCCACGCTTCCCAAGGGTTTCTTCCTCCGACCCGACGCCACGTTCAGCGATGCCTACCAACGGGTCAGCCAATGGGCGCTCACGTCGGGCTTTCACGCCGCGGCGTACAACGAGTTCCTGGATGTGGCGGATTCGTTTCTGGTCGCGCAAGCGCTTGCGGGCGACCACACCGTCGTCACGCTGGAGAAGCCGGCGACGACGCCGAGCAAGAAGAAGATCAAGGTGCCGGACGCGTGCGCGGGCGTCGGGGTCAAGAGCATGACGCCGTACGCGTTGCTGCGGCTTCAGGGCGTGCGGCTCGTGCTGGGGGGTGGAGCGTGAGCGACTGGCCCCTCAGGTCAATATCTGAATGCGCTGCGGACGAGCCTTACTCGACGCAGATCGGTCCATTCGGCAAGGCGCTCACGCCCGACGCATACCGCCCATCAGGCGTTCCACTGCTTCGAGGCGTGAACGTCAATCATGGTCGTTTTCACGATGACGACTTCGTCTTCATCAGCGAGGAAGACGCAGACAGGCTTGCGAAATTCGAGTCGTTCCCTGGGGACGTGCTGCTGGTTCACAAGGGTACACTTGGTCAGATCGGCCTGATGCCGCATCAGCGGCGATATCCACGGTACATCATGGGTAACAGCATGCTCCGCGTACGCTGTCATCCGGAGCGCCTTGTGCCGGAGTTCTTGTACTATTGGTTTTGTTCCCCAGCCGGACAGCACCACCTGTTCAGCCGCGTTTCGCAGGTTGGCGTTCCACAGATACAGCGCCCGCTGAGCACTTTGCGCGAGGCGAGACTGCCCGTCCCGCCGCTGCGCGAGCAGCGGGCGATCGCGCACGTTCTGGGCTCGCTGGACGACAAGATCGAGCTGAATCGGCGGATGAATCGGACGCTGGAGCAGATGGCGGCGGCCATCTTCAAGGCGTGGTTCGTGGACTTCGAGCCGGTCAAGGCCAAAGCCGCCGGCGCGACGCGCTTCCCCGGCATGCCCCAGCCCGTCTTCGACCAGCTCCCCACCACCCTCGTCGACAGCGACCTCGGCCCGATTCCGGAGGGGTGGGAGGTTGTCGCGCTATCCGCGTTGATCTCGCTTATTGGCGGCGGTACGCCCAAACGCAAGGTACCGGAGTATTGGGGCGGGAGCATTCCTTGGTTCTCAGTCAGAGATGCGCCCGACGAGCATGACGTTTGGGTGATCGACACTGAGGAGAAGATCACTGAGGCAGGTATCGACAACAGCTCGGCCAACATTGTGCGGCCGGGCACGACGATTATTTCTGCACGAGGAACTGTGGGTCGACTTGCGCTCACCGCAGTTCCAATGGCGTTGAACCAGTCATGCTATGCAGTCCAAGGTGTGACTAACGTCGGTGACTTCTTCACGTATTTCACGCTTCGGCATGCCGTGGCTGAGCTACAGACGCGAGCCCATGGGTCCGTCTTCGATACCATCACACGGACCACTGTGACACGCTGGTCCGCCTTCGGCCCGGCGACGGCGTGCTTCGGGCATTTGAGGACGTCGTGGTGTCGATCCTTGACCTCATGCGGGCGAACCTGATGGAGGCCCGCACGCTCGCGGCGATCCGCGACGCGCTGCTGCCGAAGCTGATCAGCGGCCAGGTGTCGCTGCAATCAAGTGAGAACGTGTGCATAGCGGGTGGTCAGGGTGACTGACCCGCGACAGACAAAGGAGCTGATGCATGAAGGTCAGGATCAAGGAATTCGACGTCGCGATGGAGCTCAAGAACAAGGGCATGGAACTGGAAATCCGTGACACGAATGACAACTTTCTCGGCGACCTGGTCGTGACGAAGACCAGCCTGATCTGGTGCAAGGGCAAGACCGGCCGCAACAACGGCCAGAAGATGAAGATCGAGAAGTTCATCGAACTGATGGAGCAGAACGGCGCGTGATGAGCGAGGCTGCTCAGCCGAAGCCGATCAGCGGCGCGGTGCGCGTGAACGCCGCCCGCGCGGCGGTCGAGGAGGTGGCGTAGCGGATGTACCCGGTGATCGCCGTCAACCCGGCCTTGGCCGTGAACTTGGAGCCGCTCGGCACCAAGCGGAAGTACTGGTACCGCGACGGCTCGCGGCGGATGCTGTTCAAGGCCGAGGAACGCGGGACGGGCGAGGATTGGGCCGAGAAGCTGGCGTGCGAATTGGCGGCGCTGCTGGCGCTACCCCACGTGACCTACAACCTGGCCGAGGAGCTCGACAGCCAGACGCCGGGCGTCGTATGCGAGAGCTGCGCGCCGCCGCCGAGGTCGCTTCACCTCGGGAACCAGTTGCTGCTGGCGCTCGACCCGAGTTACCCGGCGGCAGAGGGTCAGCGGTACAAGGTGCGCGCGCATACGGTCGGTGCGGTAGCTGACGCCCTGCGACTGATCCAGCCGCCGCCAGAGGCATGGATGGCCGATGTGCCCGCCGGCATCGCGTCGGCGCTCGACGTGTTCACGGGCTACGTCATACTCGACGCCTGGATCGCAAACCAGGACCGACATCACGAGAACTGGGGCGTGCTGATGATCGACAAGCAGCTCCACCTGGCGCCGACGTTCGACCACGGCGCGTCCCTGGCCCGCAATCTGACCGATGAGGAGCGGAAGGACCGGCTTACGACGCGCGACCGTGGCCGGCAGGTCGGCGCGTTCGTACGGCGCGCCCGCTCGGCGTTTTTTGCGGACCCGACGGCCAGTCGGCCGTTGACCACGCTTGAGGCCTGGCGAGCTTTCGCGACAATTGCGCCGCCGGCCGCGGCGACCTGGCTTGCGAGGCTGGAGCAGATCGATGAGGGTATGATCAACGGGGCAGTGGATGAGATTCCCCTGGCCCGTATGTCGCGGATCTGTCGAGACTTCACGATCGCCGTATTGGCCGAGAACCGGCGGCGGTTGCTAGCGGAAGAGGCCGAATGACCAGCGCAGTGTTTATTGCATGGCGAAGCGGCGAGCCGGACGCCGGTCGGTGGGGACCGGTCGGGCGCGTGGAACGCGCCGGGGACGGGTATCGGTTCGCGTACACCAAGGGTGCAGAGTCGCTGGCCGGATTTCGGCCGTTTCCGGAAATGCCGGATCTCCGAGCAGTCTATGAGTCCGACGAGTTGTTTCCGTTATTCGCAAACCGCTTGCTGGCGCGCTCGCGGCCGGAGTACGAGGCTTTCCTGACGTGGGGTGGTTTCGATCCAGGGGATCCGCCGGACCCACTGGCGCTGTTGAGCGTGACCGAAGGACGGCGACAAACGGACTCCATCGAAGTGTTCCCGTGCCCCCAGCCCGGCGCGGACGGCTGCTATGTGAGCAAGTTCTTCCTGCACGGCGTGCGTTGGATGCCGGAGGGGGCGCGCGAGCGTATCGCGAAGCTGCGACCCGACGAGCAGTTGGGGCTGATGATCGACATCTCAAACCCGTTTGACCCGCATGCTGTCGCGGTGCGCACCTGCGACACGGTCGATCGGTACATGATCGGCTACGTGCCGCGCTATCTGGCCAAGGAGGTTTGGGACTTGGCTAGTGAATGTGGCACGCAGTCAATCGATCTGCACGTGGTCCGCGTCAATCCCAACGCGCCGCTGCAACAGCGTGTGCTGTGCCGGATGAGCGCGTGCTGGCCGGATGGCTTTCAGCCGTGCAGCCGCGAGGAGTTCCAGCCGATCGTCGCAGCGCACACGGGAACTCCGGGAGGCCTGCGTGCATGAGCAGGCTGTCGAAAACGCGGCGCTGAGCTGGTTCCAGTCGCTGGGCTACGACCTAAGGCACGGCCCCGAGATCTCCCCGGGGGCGCCGGGAGCCGAACGGCCCGACTATGAGCACGTCGTCCTCGAGCCGCGGCTGCGGGCGGCACTCAAGCGGATCAACCCGCAGTTGCCGGCGGATGCGATCGACCAGGCCGTGCGCGTTGTGGCCCGGCCGCCGGAGCCGACGCTGGAGCAGAACAACCGCTGGTTCCACCGCCTGCTGACCGATGGCATCGACGTCGAGTATCGCACGAAGGAAGGGGAGACACGCGGCGACAAGGCGTGGCTGGTCGACTTCGCCGACCCCGGCCGCAATGACCTGCTCGCGGTCAACCAGTTCACCGTGAAGTGCGGCAACAGCACGCGCCGGCCCGATATCGTCGTGTTCATCAACGGACTGCCGATCGCCGTGATCGAGTTGAAGGATCCGACGGACGAGCAGGCCGACGTCTGGAAGGCGTTTCGCCAGCTTCAGGACTACAAGCAGAACATCCCGCCGTTGTTCTACTACAACGAGCTGATGGTCATCAGCGACGGCGACACGACGCGCATCGGGTCGGTCACGGCGGGCTCGGATCGCTTCGCGCCGTGGAGGTCGATCGAGGATTGCCGCCAGCCGGGGCAGCCACACCTGGAGGCGGCGATCAAGGGGCTGTTCGCGCCGGAGCGGCTGCTGGACTACCTGCGGCACTGCATCACGTTCGAGGAAGACGAGCGCTCGGGCGCGATCGTGAAGAAGATCGCCGGCTATCACCAGTTCCGGGCCGTGCGGGCAGCGCGGGCGGCGGTGAAGACGGCGCTGAAGGCCCCCGCAGGCAACGGCGACGGGCGCGGCGGCGTGATCTGGCATACGCAGGGGTCGGGCAAGAGCCTGACCATGCTGATGCTGTCCGGGGCGCTGATCGGCGACGCCGAGCTGGCGAACCCGACGATCGTGGTCGTCACCGATCGCAACGACCTGGACGATCAGCTCTTCGGCACATTCGCCGGCGGCCGGGCGCTGCTGCGGCAGGCTCCGGAGCAGGCCGAGAGCCGGGATGACCTGGCGGCGCGGCTCAACCGCGCCTCGGGCGGCGTGATCTTCACGACGATTCAAAAGTTCGAAGAGCGCGGCGGACCGCTCAGTCAGCGGGCGAACATCGTTGTTCTGGCGGACGAAGCCCATCGCAGCCAGTACGGCTTCCTCGATGGCGGCGCGCGGTGGATGCGCGACGCGATCCCCAATGCGACGTTCGTCGGCTTCACCGGGACGCCGCTGGAGCGGGATGACCGCAGCACGCCGGCGGTGTTCGGCGAATACGCGGACATTTACGACATCCGGCAGGCGATCGTCGACAACGCCACGGTGCCGATCTACTACGAGATGCGGCTGGTGAAGCTTCTGCCGGACGAAGCCGGGATCGCTGAGGCCGAGCAGAAGCTACAGGCCGCCGCGGATGCAGACCGGGATGGGCGGGCTGTGCCGGACGACATCGAGGTGCCGCTCGAGGAGCTCGTCGGCGCGCGCGAGCGGCTGAAGCTCGTGGCCAGGGAGATCGTCGAGCACTTCGAGAAGCGGCGTGAGGCCATCGATGGCAAGGGGATGGTCGTCTGCATGAGCCGCAGCATCTGCATGGATCTGCACGACGAGATTGTCGCGCTGCGGCCCGATTGGGATGCGGCGGATGACGACGCCGGTTTCGTGAAGGTCGTCATGACGGGATCGGCCGCGGAGGGCGAGCGCGTCGCGCGCCATGCTCGTACGAAGGCGCGGCGCGAGGCGCTGGCGCGCCGCTTCAAAAGCCCGGAGGATGACCTGCGGCTCGTCATCGTTTGCGACATGTGGCTGACCGGTTTCGACTGTCCGCCCATGCACACGATGTACCTCGATAAGCCCCTGGCCGGCCACAACCTGATGCAGGCGATCGCCCGCGTGAATCGTGTGTTCGGCGACAAGCCGGGTGGCGTCGTGGTCGATTTCCTCGGGATTGCCGATCAGCTCCGCGACGCAGTGCAGACGTACACGCAGGCGGGCGGCGAGGGCAGCCCGGTCGTGGAGATCCAGAACGAAGCCGTTCCCGTGATGCAGAAGCAGTACGAAGCGCTGCGGGACTTCTTCAACGGCTTTGACTACAGCGCGTTCGTGGGTGGCGATGAGGCGGCGCAATTGCGGGCCGTGACTGCTGGCGCGGACTACGTGTTCGATCAAAACGAGGGCAAACGCCGGTTCATGACCATGGTCGCGGCCCTGTCGCGGGCCTTTGCGCTGTCCGTCCCGCGGCCAGAAACGGAGGCGATCCGCGATCACCTGGCGTACTTCCAGGCGGTACGGGCCGCTATCCGAAAGCGGCTGGCGGACGACGGGCCTCCGCCACCGCCGGATGCGCGGGCCGCTGTGCGGCAGGTGATTTCTGGAGCGATCGTTTCGGATGGCGTCATCGATCTGTTCCAGGCCGCGGGGCTGCCGGACCCGAACGTCGGCATCCTGTCCGAGGACTTCCTCGAGCGGCTCGCCGCATTGCCGCACAAGAACCTCGCGCTCGAGACACTGCGGAAGCTGCTGAACGACCAGATCCGGGCCCGGGAACGCGTGAACATCGTGCAGTCGCGGACGTTTCGCGAGTCGCTAGAGGCCACGCTTACGCGGTACACCAATCGTGCCGTGAACACGGCCCAGGTGATCGAAGAGCTGATCGGATTGGCCCGCACGATTCGCGAGGCCATGCAGCGCGGCGAGGAACAGGGCCTCAGCGAGGACGAGGTGGCGTTCTATGATGCGCTGGCGGACAATGAATCTGCCCGTGACGTGATGAAGGACGACACGCTCAAGCTCATCGCCCGCGAGCTCGCCGATCGCATTCGCGCCAAAGCGTCCCTCGACTGGACGCAGCGCGAAACGGTACGGGCCGACATGCGGCGCACGGTGCGACGGCTGCTCAGCAAGTACGGCTATCCACCGGATGCGCAGGAAGCGGCGACGCTGCTGGTAATCCGCCAGGCGGAACTGATGGCGGAGAGCGTCGCGAGTGACTGAGCTGCGAATCGCGGCTGTGGGATAGGTTGGCCGCCGACACGGCACGCTTCCCAACGTGCCTTCCCGCGCCGAATCTCCTTGGGACCGGTATGGGAACCGGATTATGGCGAAGGATCCGCAGGTTCATCACGGGCGGCCGCCGGAGACGTGGCTGTGGGATGCGCGCCCGCTTGAGAACGACTCCTGGGGGAACATCCGCGGCTTTGATGATGGCCTCACCGCCGGGGATTTCGCTGACATGCGGCTGTGGCTAAAGCCGGCACCACGTCCGCTGACGAACGAACCGCCGATCTACCGCCCGGCGCACGCGCCGTTGCCGCCGATGTATGGCGACGGCGGCGTGCGGCGCTGTTACCGGCCGACCGAAGATGACGTGGAACTCGTGAAGCGAGTATACCCCGACGTCGGCAACCCCGCGGCGCCGCCTTGGATGCGGATCGAAGCCGACCTGATCGCGACGCGCCGTTCCCCGGCGGAGCTCGTGTCGATGAACGCGCCCGCCCTGTTGCGGCTGCTGCCAGTGCCCGCGGCGAAGCCCGCTCGGAGACGCCGCGGGGCGACGACGAGCGAGAAGAAGCACGACCGGATCATCGAGGCCTGGGCGACCGGCCGCTATCGCACCTATGCCGACTGTGCTCGAGAGCTCGGCGAGGGATTCGACGCTGACGAGGTCCATAACGCCGTCGACCGCGAAGCTGCGCGGCGTCGCCGCGATCGGCGGCGAGGTACCGACTAGCGCGTCAAGCCCGCCCACCTGGTTCGGTCGGTCGGTTCCCCTCTGTTCTACACCATTCC encodes:
- a CDS encoding phosphatidylinositol kinase translates to MYPVIAVNPALAVNLEPLGTKRKYWYRDGSRRMLFKAEERGTGEDWAEKLACELAALLALPHVTYNLAEELDSQTPGVVCESCAPPPRSLHLGNQLLLALDPSYPAAEGQRYKVRAHTVGAVADALRLIQPPPEAWMADVPAGIASALDVFTGYVILDAWIANQDRHHENWGVLMIDKQLHLAPTFDHGASLARNLTDEERKDRLTTRDRGRQVGAFVRRARSAFFADPTASRPLTTLEAWRAFATIAPPAAATWLARLEQIDEGMINGAVDEIPLARMSRICRDFTIAVLAENRRRLLAEEAE
- a CDS encoding DNA-binding protein, which translates into the protein MTSAVFIAWRSGEPDAGRWGPVGRVERAGDGYRFAYTKGAESLAGFRPFPEMPDLRAVYESDELFPLFANRLLARSRPEYEAFLTWGGFDPGDPPDPLALLSVTEGRRQTDSIEVFPCPQPGADGCYVSKFFLHGVRWMPEGARERIAKLRPDEQLGLMIDISNPFDPHAVAVRTCDTVDRYMIGYVPRYLAKEVWDLASECGTQSIDLHVVRVNPNAPLQQRVLCRMSACWPDGFQPCSREEFQPIVAAHTGTPGGLRA
- a CDS encoding restriction endonuclease subunit S, producing the protein MSDWPLRSISECAADEPYSTQIGPFGKALTPDAYRPSGVPLLRGVNVNHGRFHDDDFVFISEEDADRLAKFESFPGDVLLVHKGTLGQIGLMPHQRRYPRYIMGNSMLRVRCHPERLVPEFLYYWFCSPAGQHHLFSRVSQVGVPQIQRPLSTLREARLPVPPLREQRAIAHVLGSLDDKIELNRRMNRTLEQMAAAIFKAWFVDFEPVKAKAAGATRFPGMPQPVFDQLPTTLVDSDLGPIPEGWEVVALSALISLIGGGTPKRKVPEYWGGSIPWFSVRDAPDEHDVWVIDTEEKITEAGIDNSSANIVRPGTTIISARGTVGRLALTAVPMALNQSCYAVQGVTNVGDFFTYFTLRHAVAELQTRAHGSVFDTITRTTVTRWSAFGPATACFGHLRTSWCRSLTSCGRT
- a CDS encoding DUF4411 family protein; this translates as MAYLLDTGVFIEAKRRFYGLDFCPGYWDWLMQGANAGTLRSIERVADEIGAQQDELSEWAATLPKGFFLRPDATFSDAYQRVSQWALTSGFHAAAYNEFLDVADSFLVAQALAGDHTVVTLEKPATTPSKKKIKVPDACAGVGVKSMTPYALLRLQGVRLVLGGGA
- a CDS encoding type I restriction endonuclease subunit R, which gives rise to MAFSRAAARSSSRSSQRTRELREACVHEQAVENAALSWFQSLGYDLRHGPEISPGAPGAERPDYEHVVLEPRLRAALKRINPQLPADAIDQAVRVVARPPEPTLEQNNRWFHRLLTDGIDVEYRTKEGETRGDKAWLVDFADPGRNDLLAVNQFTVKCGNSTRRPDIVVFINGLPIAVIELKDPTDEQADVWKAFRQLQDYKQNIPPLFYYNELMVISDGDTTRIGSVTAGSDRFAPWRSIEDCRQPGQPHLEAAIKGLFAPERLLDYLRHCITFEEDERSGAIVKKIAGYHQFRAVRAARAAVKTALKAPAGNGDGRGGVIWHTQGSGKSLTMLMLSGALIGDAELANPTIVVVTDRNDLDDQLFGTFAGGRALLRQAPEQAESRDDLAARLNRASGGVIFTTIQKFEERGGPLSQRANIVVLADEAHRSQYGFLDGGARWMRDAIPNATFVGFTGTPLERDDRSTPAVFGEYADIYDIRQAIVDNATVPIYYEMRLVKLLPDEAGIAEAEQKLQAAADADRDGRAVPDDIEVPLEELVGARERLKLVAREIVEHFEKRREAIDGKGMVVCMSRSICMDLHDEIVALRPDWDAADDDAGFVKVVMTGSAAEGERVARHARTKARREALARRFKSPEDDLRLVIVCDMWLTGFDCPPMHTMYLDKPLAGHNLMQAIARVNRVFGDKPGGVVVDFLGIADQLRDAVQTYTQAGGEGSPVVEIQNEAVPVMQKQYEALRDFFNGFDYSAFVGGDEAAQLRAVTAGADYVFDQNEGKRRFMTMVAALSRAFALSVPRPETEAIRDHLAYFQAVRAAIRKRLADDGPPPPPDARAAVRQVISGAIVSDGVIDLFQAAGLPDPNVGILSEDFLERLAALPHKNLALETLRKLLNDQIRARERVNIVQSRTFRESLEATLTRYTNRAVNTAQVIEELIGLARTIREAMQRGEEQGLSEDEVAFYDALADNESARDVMKDDTLKLIARELADRIRAKASLDWTQRETVRADMRRTVRRLLSKYGYPPDAQEAATLLVIRQAELMAESVASD